A stretch of Microbulbifer sp. SAOS-129_SWC DNA encodes these proteins:
- the rlmB gene encoding 23S rRNA (guanosine(2251)-2'-O)-methyltransferase RlmB yields MSTQIVYGLHAVQALLKSSPQQVRELLLLRGRRDQRLQKIIAQAEKNNIKVRTVDRRALDEQVGDDGNHQGVVAICAGETRVYDERFLKELLQELDGRAEAPFLLVLDGVTDPHNLGACLRTAEAAGVHAVIAPKDKSAGLTPTARKVACGAAEVLPFVTVTNLARTLQQLQQAGVWIFGAAGEAQQDVYQSQLTGPLALVMGAEGSGLRRLTREHCDHLIKIPMAGEVSSLNVSVATGVCLFEAVRQRG; encoded by the coding sequence ATGTCCACACAGATCGTCTACGGCCTGCACGCGGTGCAGGCACTGCTCAAGAGTTCACCCCAGCAGGTGCGGGAGCTGCTGCTGTTGCGCGGGCGTCGCGACCAGCGCCTGCAGAAAATCATCGCCCAGGCAGAAAAAAACAATATCAAGGTGCGCACGGTCGATCGCCGCGCTTTGGATGAGCAGGTCGGTGACGATGGCAACCACCAGGGCGTGGTGGCCATCTGTGCGGGCGAGACCCGCGTCTATGACGAGCGCTTCCTGAAGGAGCTGTTACAGGAGCTGGATGGCCGCGCCGAGGCGCCGTTCCTGCTCGTGCTCGACGGCGTCACCGACCCGCACAACCTCGGTGCCTGCCTGCGCACCGCAGAGGCCGCCGGCGTGCACGCGGTGATCGCCCCCAAGGACAAGTCCGCCGGCCTGACGCCGACCGCGCGCAAGGTGGCCTGCGGTGCGGCGGAAGTGCTGCCGTTTGTCACCGTCACCAACCTCGCCCGCACCCTGCAGCAGCTGCAGCAGGCGGGCGTGTGGATCTTTGGCGCCGCCGGTGAGGCGCAGCAGGATGTCTACCAGAGCCAGCTTACTGGCCCGCTGGCGCTGGTCATGGGCGCCGAGGGCTCGGGCCTGCGCCGCCTCACCCGCGAACACTGCGACCACCTGATCAAGATTCCGATGGCGGGCGAGGTCAGCAGTTTGAATGTGTCGGTGGCGACCGGGGTGTGTTTGTTCGAGGCGGTGCGTCAGCGCGGTTAG
- a CDS encoding MATE family efflux transporter: protein MQDLTRGAIRGHIARYGAFMFATMLFQTLYFLVDLYFVSGLGSAPVAAVSVAGNMMFMVMALTQALSVGTTTLVSHAFGAGDMPATQRIFNQAQLLALLCGLVLGSIAFALRGRYAAAFTADAETAQLAVQYLNWFLPAMLLQFPLTTMAAALRGAGEVKIPSLIQVLTLLLNIALAPVLVAGWGTGVPLGVAGAGLATLISVAAGTVLLLMFVLRPQQQKLRFGPRQFARPDFKLWQRIAAIGLPSGGEFALMAVFLAVVYTVLTDVGVSAQAGFGVGLRVMQSIFLPAMAVSFALAPIAGQNFGARQPERVRETLRSGLIAVSVLMFALSLLSYFAGGNLAALFLDDPAAIAVAREFLGIASFNFVPTGIIFCCAGLFQALGNTLPSLAASALRILAFAIPALWIGAQPWFETRQLWFLSAGSVILQMLLAALLLRRELRIKLADMPAAEPVAAEQVA, encoded by the coding sequence ATGCAGGACCTGACCCGGGGCGCCATCCGCGGCCATATCGCCCGTTACGGCGCCTTTATGTTTGCCACCATGCTGTTCCAGACACTCTACTTCCTGGTGGACCTGTACTTCGTGTCCGGGCTCGGCAGCGCCCCGGTGGCGGCGGTCAGCGTGGCGGGTAACATGATGTTTATGGTGATGGCGCTGACGCAGGCGCTGTCGGTGGGCACCACCACGCTGGTCTCCCACGCGTTCGGCGCCGGCGATATGCCGGCCACCCAGCGCATTTTCAATCAAGCACAGCTGCTGGCGCTGCTGTGCGGGCTGGTGCTCGGCAGCATAGCCTTCGCCCTGCGCGGCCGCTATGCCGCCGCGTTCACCGCCGATGCGGAGACGGCGCAGCTGGCGGTGCAATACCTGAACTGGTTCCTGCCGGCGATGCTGCTGCAGTTCCCGCTCACCACTATGGCCGCGGCGCTGCGCGGCGCCGGTGAAGTGAAGATTCCCTCACTGATCCAGGTGCTGACACTGCTGCTGAATATTGCCCTAGCGCCGGTGCTGGTGGCCGGCTGGGGCACCGGTGTGCCGCTGGGTGTGGCCGGCGCCGGCCTGGCGACACTGATTTCGGTGGCCGCGGGCACCGTACTGCTGTTGATGTTCGTATTGCGCCCGCAACAACAGAAACTCCGATTCGGGCCGCGCCAGTTCGCGCGGCCCGACTTCAAACTGTGGCAGCGCATCGCTGCCATCGGCCTGCCCTCCGGCGGTGAGTTCGCGCTGATGGCCGTGTTCCTGGCGGTGGTCTACACGGTGCTGACCGACGTGGGCGTGTCGGCCCAGGCGGGTTTCGGCGTGGGCCTGCGGGTGATGCAGTCGATCTTCCTGCCGGCAATGGCAGTGTCCTTCGCGCTGGCACCGATCGCCGGGCAGAACTTCGGCGCGCGCCAGCCCGAGCGGGTGCGCGAGACCCTGCGCAGCGGCCTGATCGCTGTGTCAGTGCTGATGTTCGCGCTGTCGCTGCTCAGCTACTTTGCCGGTGGCAATCTGGCCGCGCTGTTCCTCGACGACCCGGCGGCGATCGCGGTGGCGCGGGAATTCCTCGGCATCGCCTCGTTCAACTTCGTCCCCACCGGCATCATCTTCTGCTGTGCCGGCCTGTTCCAGGCACTTGGCAACACGCTGCCGTCACTGGCCGCCTCGGCCCTGCGCATTCTGGCTTTTGCGATACCGGCACTGTGGATCGGCGCCCAACCCTGGTTCGAGACCCGCCAGCTCTGGTTCCTGTCGGCGGGCTCGGTAATCCTGCAGATGCTGCTGGCGGCGCTGCTGCTGCGGCGCGAGTTGCGCATCAAGCTGGCGGATATGCCGGCGGCGGAACCTGTGGCGGCGGAGCAGGTTGCATAG